A DNA window from Terriglobales bacterium contains the following coding sequences:
- a CDS encoding site-2 protease family protein, which translates to MSSFTPELIRNCKRCSHELAPGVLVCDQCQALVYADKLDQLASEAKAMEAKGELLRARDHWLMGLPLLPRGSSQAAWIQNHALQLNAAAQNSAPSNKSKWVKRLAPLGPLAAVLAKGKLLLTILLKLKFLLSLLAFVGIYWALWGPKFGIGFAVMILIHEMGHFIDVKRRGLPADMPVFLPGLGAYVRWQALGVSLETRAAVSLAGPFAGWLAAAACALLWFETHDGIWAALAWTGAWLNVLNLIPVSILDGGHAVLALSKAERIVLLVVCLALWLVFGQPWFIAVAAGAGWRLFTKDEPPQPSPKITAYFVTVLTLLALILWIVPGQKAGLP; encoded by the coding sequence GTGTCTTCCTTTACTCCTGAACTAATCCGAAACTGCAAACGTTGTTCGCACGAACTTGCGCCGGGGGTGCTGGTTTGCGATCAGTGCCAGGCGCTTGTCTATGCCGATAAGCTGGATCAGCTCGCATCCGAGGCCAAGGCGATGGAAGCCAAAGGCGAGCTGTTGCGGGCACGAGATCACTGGCTTATGGGACTGCCCTTACTGCCGCGCGGCTCCAGCCAGGCGGCGTGGATCCAAAATCACGCACTTCAGCTGAATGCGGCGGCACAGAATTCTGCCCCATCGAACAAGAGCAAGTGGGTAAAGCGCCTGGCGCCCTTGGGGCCGCTCGCGGCCGTGCTGGCAAAAGGTAAGTTGCTGCTGACGATTCTCTTGAAGCTGAAGTTCTTGCTGAGCTTATTAGCATTCGTCGGTATCTACTGGGCGCTCTGGGGACCAAAGTTCGGCATTGGATTCGCTGTAATGATTTTGATTCATGAGATGGGTCATTTCATCGACGTCAAGCGTAGAGGGCTGCCTGCAGACATGCCGGTCTTTCTGCCTGGACTCGGTGCTTATGTGCGCTGGCAGGCGCTGGGCGTTTCGCTCGAAACCCGGGCAGCCGTAAGCCTTGCTGGGCCATTTGCCGGATGGCTCGCTGCAGCGGCCTGTGCCCTGCTCTGGTTCGAGACCCACGACGGAATATGGGCTGCCTTGGCTTGGACGGGAGCGTGGCTGAACGTGCTGAACCTTATCCCGGTTTCCATACTCGATGGTGGTCACGCAGTTTTGGCGTTGAGCAAAGCTGAGCGCATTGTGCTCCTCGTGGTCTGCCTGGCCCTGTGGCTGGTGTTCGGACAACCGTGGTTCATCGCGGTGGCCGCGGGAGCCGGATGGCGCTTGTTTACGAAGGATGAGCCGCCTCAGCCAAGTCCCAAGATAACAGCGTACTTTGTGACTGTATTGACCTTGCTGGCTTTGATACTTTGGATAGTGCCCGGACAAAAAGCAGGACTGCCTTAA